A genomic region of Thermodesulfobium narugense DSM 14796 contains the following coding sequences:
- the murJ gene encoding murein biosynthesis integral membrane protein MurJ, translating into MKISSNIDKQTPFVASLLLTGANLFSKPLAFIRELLFAYSFGISHITDFFFFTFNLSNSLIWSILKTYSGSFMPVFLDIKSKNDEKATEFLANSFLWIIIQSLILFVSTSTIIFLWQCHDKLISTNLALSIILLSVSYATLAGIGQFLTVICQSYYQFFYPVLFAFLFNIFTVGALLFFTKSFGINAFIFSQVLWAILQIAGLWIWIKRQIKTNIFKKLKLFDVSQKRLLNLLLPTLIGTNLWPIHLFIATTAASWLASGAISAVNYSARFEYGTAGLVIFSIMSALFPTMISFASENKINEFKRTFSNGMNAIIYLMSPIIFSTIFFSYIIISITYKHGAFNNSAAVITSQFLSYHILMLYTIGITGMSYQAFIALKKPWESFWSILVGIIFNIIFCALFVKSFGILVVALGSIIGTLISSIWQLYILDKKGLFSLNKFLIRILVRGFFAFLCCLLFYCISLFLHLRGYFEIIYPLSSILFYFILSFIFKWEESKYFYNKIFKLTKKVAY; encoded by the coding sequence ATGAAGATCAGTTCCAATATTGATAAACAGACTCCATTCGTAGCATCTTTGCTCCTTACAGGAGCAAATTTGTTCTCTAAACCCCTAGCCTTTATAAGAGAACTACTTTTTGCATATTCTTTTGGAATAAGTCATATTACAGACTTCTTTTTCTTTACCTTTAACCTCTCTAACTCTCTTATATGGTCTATTTTAAAAACATATTCTGGATCTTTTATGCCCGTATTTTTAGATATAAAGTCAAAAAACGACGAAAAGGCGACTGAGTTTCTTGCAAATTCGTTTCTTTGGATAATTATTCAATCATTAATACTTTTTGTTTCAACTTCAACTATTATATTCTTGTGGCAATGCCACGATAAGTTAATCAGCACAAATTTAGCTTTGAGCATAATTTTACTAAGCGTTTCGTACGCAACTCTTGCAGGAATTGGTCAATTTCTTACCGTAATATGTCAATCTTATTATCAGTTTTTCTATCCAGTACTCTTTGCCTTTTTATTTAATATATTCACAGTAGGTGCATTGCTCTTTTTTACAAAATCTTTCGGAATAAATGCATTTATTTTCTCTCAGGTGCTCTGGGCAATACTGCAAATTGCAGGACTCTGGATCTGGATAAAAAGACAAATAAAAACCAATATTTTTAAAAAGTTAAAACTTTTTGACGTTAGTCAAAAGAGGCTTCTTAATTTGCTGCTGCCTACCTTAATAGGTACAAACCTTTGGCCAATTCATCTTTTTATAGCAACTACAGCAGCATCATGGCTAGCAAGTGGAGCAATAAGCGCGGTTAATTATTCTGCAAGATTCGAGTATGGAACAGCTGGACTTGTAATTTTTTCTATAATGAGCGCTCTTTTTCCGACTATGATATCCTTTGCAAGCGAAAACAAGATCAATGAATTTAAGAGAACTTTTTCCAACGGGATGAATGCAATTATTTATCTTATGTCTCCAATTATATTTAGCACTATTTTTTTTAGTTACATAATAATATCAATCACTTATAAACATGGAGCTTTTAATAATAGTGCGGCTGTAATTACATCACAGTTTTTGTCTTATCATATATTGATGCTTTATACAATTGGGATTACCGGCATGTCATACCAAGCGTTCATAGCTTTAAAAAAGCCATGGGAAAGCTTTTGGTCTATTTTAGTGGGGATAATTTTTAATATTATATTTTGTGCCCTGTTTGTTAAATCATTTGGCATTCTTGTAGTGGCGTTAGGATCAATTATTGGAACTCTTATAAGCTCGATATGGCAACTATATATACTTGACAAAAAAGGTTTATTTTCTCTAAACAAGTTTTTAATAAGAATTTTAGTTAGAGGATTTTTTGCATTTTTATGTTGTTTATTATTTTATTGTATATCACTTTTCTTACATTTAAGAGGGTATTTTGAAATAATATATCCATTATCTTCAATTTTGTTTTACTTTATCTTAAGCTTTATTTTTAAGTGGGAAGAATCAAAATATTTTTACAATAAGATTTTTAAATTAACCAAAAAAGTTGCTTATTAA
- a CDS encoding M23 family metallopeptidase, which produces MPKRLNDEITFMIVPHSGHTPFSFKIRWGVLVFFLSVLFFGALFVIWTFFFALSVNSKLSDYQILKSQNARQSEEIRQLKVESEALKKDIKRLSDEESELRKNLGISEPSDQNSKAKSDQSSSIEGTKQNSMDELSLLFGSSVDPRFINIKNDLSMVRTQLSYRERSFNQIAQLAKRKINEYASFPTGFPADGVITSYFGYRPAFGDFHPGIDVAASYGSPIYATGDGVVVFAGWYLSGYGLTVIIDHGNGYETLYAHDSAFAVKVGQRVKKDQVIAYIGLTGFTTGPHVHYEVHHYGRVINPMSVIGANPAEL; this is translated from the coding sequence ATGCCAAAGAGATTGAATGACGAAATTACATTTATGATAGTGCCTCACTCAGGGCACACTCCCTTTTCGTTCAAAATAAGGTGGGGGGTTTTGGTTTTTTTTCTAAGTGTTCTTTTTTTTGGTGCACTTTTTGTAATTTGGACCTTCTTTTTTGCATTAAGTGTAAATTCAAAGCTCTCTGATTATCAAATTCTGAAATCTCAAAATGCACGACAATCTGAAGAGATAAGACAATTAAAGGTTGAATCAGAAGCCCTAAAGAAGGATATAAAGCGCCTTAGCGATGAAGAAAGTGAGTTAAGAAAGAATCTTGGTATATCTGAACCGTCTGATCAAAATTCAAAAGCCAAATCAGATCAAAGTTCTTCAATAGAGGGAACAAAGCAAAACAGTATGGACGAATTAAGCTTGCTGTTCGGTTCTTCAGTAGATCCAAGATTTATAAATATAAAAAATGACTTATCTATGGTTAGAACACAACTTTCCTACAGAGAAAGGAGTTTTAACCAGATTGCTCAGTTAGCTAAGAGAAAGATTAATGAATATGCCTCTTTTCCTACTGGTTTTCCTGCTGATGGTGTGATTACATCTTATTTTGGATATAGGCCTGCTTTTGGCGATTTTCACCCTGGGATTGATGTGGCTGCGAGTTATGGTTCGCCAATATATGCTACAGGTGATGGAGTTGTTGTTTTTGCTGGGTGGTATTTATCGGGTTATGGCTTAACGGTAATAATTGATCATGGTAACGGTTATGAAACCCTTTATGCTCATGATAGTGCTTTTGCAGTTAAAGTTGGACAAAGGGTCAAAAAAGATCAAGTAATCGCATATATAGGTTTAACTGGCTTCACAACTGGTCCTCATGTTCATTATGAAGTTCATCACTACGGGAGGGTAATAAATCCAATGTCAGTAATTGGAGCAAATCCTGCAGAGCTTTAA
- a CDS encoding cysteine desulfurase family protein — translation MIYLDYYSTSPIEDEVCEAMYPYLKERFFNPLSKNKMGAMIKEEIEKARSKVAKLINASDDEIIFTSSGTESNNAVIKGLSFAYEKRGKHIITSKSEHHSVLNPMRSLERMGFYVTFLSPDKHGEIKPSSVESAIRDDTMLVSLSFGSVDVGTINNIKEIAKILKKKDILFHTDAVAAVGNMHIDVKDLGVDSLSFSSHIFGGPKGVGGFYLRDGLRFMPLIYGGPQEFGKRAGTENVPGIIGTGVAAELAMLNLDKRTEKRNKLASEIKKIFSFDGIELVGKDPERLPGHLSFIIDKVKSSDMISYLESYDIYVSSGSPCVSYALKASPVLMSMGYTFEQASSIITLSTGHKTTEEEVNLFLEIFERGIKKLRG, via the coding sequence ATGATCTATCTTGATTATTACTCTACTTCTCCAATAGAAGATGAAGTTTGTGAGGCAATGTATCCCTATTTGAAAGAAAGGTTCTTTAATCCTCTTTCGAAAAATAAAATGGGAGCAATGATAAAAGAAGAAATTGAAAAAGCAAGATCAAAAGTGGCTAAACTTATAAATGCAAGTGACGATGAGATTATATTTACTTCATCTGGTACAGAATCTAACAACGCTGTTATTAAGGGATTGTCATTTGCTTATGAGAAAAGAGGCAAACATATTATTACTTCAAAGTCTGAGCATCACTCGGTATTAAATCCGATGAGAAGTCTTGAAAGAATGGGATTTTATGTTACGTTTTTATCCCCTGACAAGCATGGCGAAATTAAGCCCTCTTCTGTGGAAAGCGCAATAAGGGATGATACAATGTTGGTTTCATTAAGTTTTGGCTCTGTTGATGTTGGGACTATAAACAACATAAAAGAAATAGCTAAAATCTTGAAAAAGAAAGATATCTTGTTTCACACTGATGCTGTTGCAGCAGTAGGTAACATGCATATAGACGTAAAGGATCTTGGTGTAGATTCATTATCATTTAGTTCTCATATTTTTGGCGGTCCTAAGGGAGTGGGCGGTTTTTATCTTAGAGATGGTTTAAGATTTATGCCATTAATTTATGGCGGTCCTCAAGAATTTGGCAAAAGAGCAGGCACAGAGAACGTTCCAGGAATAATTGGTACTGGGGTTGCAGCTGAATTGGCAATGCTTAATCTTGATAAAAGGACTGAAAAAAGAAATAAATTGGCATCTGAAATAAAAAAAATATTTTCTTTTGATGGTATAGAACTTGTCGGAAAAGATCCTGAAAGATTACCGGGACACCTTTCTTTTATCATAGATAAGGTCAAAAGTTCAGATATGATTTCTTATCTTGAATCATACGATATTTATGTCTCTAGTGGCTCGCCGTGCGTTTCTTACGCGCTTAAAGCTTCCCCAGTTCTTATGAGTATGGGATACACCTTTGAACAGGCATCAAGCATAATAACGCTATCAACTGGTCACAAAACTACTGAAGAAGAAGTAAACCTCTTTCTTGAAATTTTTGAAAGAGGGATCAAGAAGTTAAGAGGCTAG
- a CDS encoding DUF4446 family protein encodes MVVAFSIFNVVIISAMFIFIKRSFSEFASFSPAGRTLIQNRIKELESRLENVENNYKVLSSDVEKIFIKLKHAFQGSGIVRYDAFDNISGMYSFSYVLLDANKNGVIITSLMSRDFARVYAKEVSNGNVNLELSPEEKKALEIAISKIS; translated from the coding sequence ATTGTAGTTGCTTTTTCGATCTTTAATGTAGTTATAATAAGTGCTATGTTTATATTTATAAAAAGATCCTTTTCTGAATTTGCGTCCTTTAGTCCAGCAGGTAGAACGCTTATCCAAAATAGGATTAAAGAACTTGAAAGCAGATTGGAGAATGTTGAGAATAATTATAAAGTTTTATCTAGTGATGTAGAGAAGATATTTATAAAGTTAAAACATGCATTCCAGGGTTCGGGGATTGTTCGCTATGATGCTTTTGATAATATTAGCGGGATGTATTCCTTTTCTTATGTGCTATTGGATGCAAACAAAAACGGCGTTATTATAACTTCTTTGATGAGCAGAGATTTTGCAAGGGTTTATGCAAAAGAAGTATCAAATGGAAACGTTAATCTTGAATTATCACCTGAGGAGAAGAAAGCCCTAGAAATAGCCATAAGTAAAATTAGTTAG
- a CDS encoding sulfurtransferase TusA family protein, whose protein sequence is MENIKFLNPLKVNKTIDIVYLMCPMHIVSIKKALKELKEGEILEVLSDFSHALEDIPNWCKMSGHEFLGIIEGDDYLKFYIRKSQVDSFNDLS, encoded by the coding sequence ATGGAAAATATTAAATTTTTAAACCCATTAAAGGTAAACAAGACTATTGATATAGTTTATCTCATGTGCCCAATGCACATCGTTTCAATTAAAAAAGCTCTCAAAGAATTAAAAGAAGGGGAGATACTTGAGGTATTAAGCGATTTTTCTCATGCACTTGAAGATATACCAAATTGGTGCAAGATGTCAGGACATGAGTTTTTAGGAATTATAGAGGGCGACGATTACTTGAAATTTTATATTAGAAAATCTCAGGTCGATTCATTTAATGATCTATCTTGA
- a CDS encoding methyl-accepting chemotaxis protein, whose translation MNSEQEKNPSKRRSLNLWSTINSRLSFSMILIIVILGVSIMLVSNFVIKQSIKDQTMAAMQETAKTASNGINTFIENKIGALSNLAKDPVLQSGDKNKVFEFLKTTFGSFPEANDTFYANEKGEVVANSGIIPNINVSDRPYFKAVMSTGKVFITPIYINRLDQSKIFSIVVPILNASGTPIGLIGEDIRLSTVEDLVSNIKFAKSGYGVLLDKTGLYIVMPPKKEMVMKENITKVSKLITPSLAELGKRVVSEPTGFGTYTFLGQEKMLVWDRIPSTGWILLIPVTSSDFYSGLYSLLTIIFIAIIIVSIISFIIFKFISRSITKPLSEIVEVNKKLSEGDLNVDINTNYFGELGILSESTKKMAENTKSVIQGLKSLISDLQSASEKVKENATILSRSSGEVSQAASNTARGAEEISKIAQTLSNKVNTFSSTTQAIAKGAEEQANNTEQIAQMVEQINSIMEETKKSNKELTDLSITMKDRAQDGNLLMAKTNESSHKSLESVKKLAEVIQSLSKRSEDIGKIVDLISSISDQTNLLALNAAIEAARAGDAGRGFAVVADEVRKLAEESQRAANEIALIIGETNKETRNAMNSMQETLSDVTTGLEASEATSKTFQAILASIDKVNVLLEQREKISEKLISNLSTVNVNVSNLAALSEEYTASAQEMAASSKDISNEIESLAAISEESSASAEELASTTEESDKIVKEFEEISRILIENTEKISDEVKKFKV comes from the coding sequence ATGAACTCAGAACAAGAAAAAAACCCAAGTAAAAGGAGGAGCTTAAATCTCTGGAGCACTATTAATTCAAGGCTTTCTTTTAGCATGATACTAATAATAGTAATTTTAGGTGTTTCTATTATGCTCGTTTCTAATTTCGTAATAAAACAAAGCATAAAAGATCAAACAATGGCAGCTATGCAAGAGACCGCAAAGACCGCTAGCAACGGCATTAATACCTTTATAGAGAATAAAATTGGAGCATTGTCAAATTTAGCTAAAGATCCTGTATTACAAAGTGGCGACAAAAATAAAGTTTTTGAATTCTTAAAAACTACCTTTGGTTCTTTTCCAGAAGCAAATGACACTTTTTATGCGAATGAAAAAGGTGAAGTGGTTGCAAATTCTGGTATTATTCCAAACATAAACGTATCAGACAGGCCTTACTTCAAAGCAGTAATGTCTACTGGCAAAGTATTCATCACGCCTATATACATAAATAGACTCGACCAGAGCAAAATTTTTAGCATTGTGGTTCCAATTCTAAATGCATCGGGCACTCCAATAGGATTAATTGGTGAGGACATAAGGCTCAGTACCGTAGAAGATCTGGTGTCAAATATAAAGTTTGCCAAATCGGGATATGGAGTTTTGCTCGACAAAACAGGTCTATATATAGTAATGCCGCCAAAAAAAGAGATGGTTATGAAGGAAAACATTACAAAAGTTAGTAAACTAATAACTCCATCCCTTGCTGAGCTTGGCAAGAGGGTAGTAAGTGAACCTACAGGATTTGGCACATATACTTTTCTTGGACAGGAAAAGATGCTTGTATGGGACAGAATTCCTTCTACCGGCTGGATATTGCTAATTCCAGTCACATCTTCTGATTTCTACTCAGGACTATATAGCCTTCTTACAATAATATTTATAGCCATCATAATAGTTTCTATAATATCCTTCATAATATTCAAGTTCATATCAAGAAGCATTACAAAACCTCTTTCAGAGATAGTAGAAGTAAACAAGAAGCTTTCAGAAGGTGATCTTAACGTAGATATTAATACCAACTACTTTGGAGAGTTGGGCATTCTTTCAGAAAGTACCAAGAAGATGGCAGAAAATACAAAATCTGTTATACAGGGGCTAAAGAGCCTTATCTCAGACTTACAAAGCGCATCTGAAAAAGTAAAAGAAAACGCTACCATACTATCTCGTTCATCAGGAGAAGTCTCTCAGGCAGCTTCAAATACGGCAAGAGGAGCGGAAGAGATATCAAAGATAGCTCAAACACTTTCCAATAAAGTAAATACCTTCTCAAGCACCACTCAGGCAATTGCAAAGGGGGCAGAAGAACAAGCAAACAATACAGAACAGATTGCACAGATGGTAGAACAGATAAACTCTATTATGGAAGAGACTAAAAAGAGCAACAAAGAGCTTACAGATCTTTCTATAACAATGAAGGATAGGGCACAGGATGGAAACCTTCTTATGGCAAAAACAAATGAGAGTTCTCACAAGAGCCTTGAATCTGTGAAAAAATTAGCTGAAGTTATCCAATCTCTTAGCAAGAGATCAGAAGATATAGGTAAGATTGTAGATTTGATATCTAGCATATCAGATCAAACAAACCTCTTAGCCTTAAACGCTGCAATAGAGGCTGCAAGAGCAGGAGATGCTGGAAGAGGATTTGCTGTAGTAGCAGATGAAGTAAGAAAGCTTGCAGAAGAATCTCAAAGAGCTGCAAATGAGATAGCCTTGATAATAGGCGAAACCAACAAAGAAACAAGAAATGCGATGAACTCAATGCAAGAGACTCTAAGTGACGTAACTACAGGACTTGAGGCATCAGAAGCTACGTCAAAGACTTTTCAGGCAATACTTGCTTCTATAGACAAAGTAAATGTGTTGTTAGAACAAAGAGAAAAGATAAGTGAGAAATTAATTAGCAACCTCTCTACTGTAAACGTAAACGTCAGCAACCTTGCTGCCCTCTCAGAAGAATATACCGCTTCAGCGCAAGAGATGGCAGCATCATCAAAAGATATATCCAACGAAATAGAAAGCCTTGCAGCAATATCGGAAGAGTCATCAGCTTCTGCAGAAGAGCTCGCATCTACCACAGAAGAAAGTGATAAAATAGTTAAGGAGTTTGAGGAAATTTCAAGAATTTTAATAGAAAATACAGAAAAGATATCTGATGAAGTTAAGAAGTTTAAAGTTTAA
- a CDS encoding bactofilin family protein: MLFKVKKGSSPVSPDTILSHKNEFSGTLKGDGNVRIDSLFDGEITIDGELFVGQDGKVNANIKAKKVSVFGEIRGNIEAIEGLIIHNSGKVYGDVKVGVLFVDEGAILEGKSEMLRS, translated from the coding sequence ATGTTATTTAAAGTTAAAAAGGGTAGTAGTCCTGTAAGCCCTGATACAATCTTGAGCCATAAAAATGAGTTTTCTGGAACTCTTAAGGGGGATGGCAATGTAAGAATCGATTCATTGTTTGATGGTGAAATTACTATTGATGGCGAACTTTTTGTAGGACAGGATGGAAAGGTAAATGCAAACATTAAGGCAAAGAAAGTTTCGGTTTTTGGAGAAATAAGAGGAAACATTGAGGCTATTGAAGGGTTGATAATTCATAACAGTGGCAAAGTTTATGGAGATGTCAAGGTAGGAGTACTGTTTGTGGATGAGGGAGCAATACTTGAAGGCAAAAGTGAGATGTTGAGATCCTGA
- a CDS encoding RrF2 family transcriptional regulator — protein sequence MFKLSTKTRYGLRALCQLAQVKKGYTIPAHQLAKDQEISLSYLEQVLNVLKHHGIVESFKGPGGGYKLNVDPKKIILKDVIEILEGPVLITDCSADPSKCHRAEDCLTRALWQKIGNQVNSFLGKITLNDLVKKNCKKLCK from the coding sequence ATGTTTAAACTTTCAACCAAAACTAGATATGGATTAAGGGCTTTATGCCAGCTTGCGCAGGTAAAAAAAGGCTACACCATACCTGCTCATCAGCTTGCAAAAGATCAGGAAATATCCCTTTCTTACCTCGAGCAAGTCCTTAATGTTTTAAAGCATCATGGAATAGTAGAAAGCTTTAAGGGCCCTGGTGGCGGATACAAACTAAATGTAGATCCAAAGAAAATCATATTAAAGGACGTAATAGAAATACTTGAGGGACCTGTATTAATTACAGATTGCTCTGCCGATCCTTCAAAGTGTCACAGGGCGGAAGATTGTTTGACGAGAGCGCTGTGGCAAAAAATTGGCAATCAAGTAAACTCTTTTCTAGGAAAAATTACTCTTAACGATCTCGTAAAAAAAAATTGTAAAAAACTCTGTAAATAA
- the rsmI gene encoding 16S rRNA (cytidine(1402)-2'-O)-methyltransferase has translation MYLIGTPIGNLGDITYRAIEVLNSVESIFCEDTRVSLKLLKHYNIRKPLFSFNSHNFLKQSELVLKKLENESVGLITDAGMPGISDPGSFLVDLVRKNNYEVLVIPGPSSLTASIALSGFKPNLWLFSGFFPKDKSKRKEIINAYTYSGGHLIFFESAKRLFDTLFWIKNNFKINPRVCVFREITKVYEEVISFELFSIEEKSELSNIKGEIVVALESIGTFIDKEKGSYQLALELKKLGIEPSRIARLFSKYLGVNKNWLYKQLLQD, from the coding sequence TTGTATTTAATTGGCACTCCTATAGGTAATCTAGGAGATATAACTTATAGAGCAATAGAAGTTCTAAATTCAGTAGAATCAATATTTTGTGAGGATACAAGAGTAAGTCTGAAACTCCTGAAACATTATAATATAAGGAAACCTCTTTTTTCTTTCAATTCTCATAACTTTCTAAAGCAATCTGAGCTTGTGTTAAAAAAGCTTGAAAACGAATCTGTTGGTTTAATAACTGATGCTGGTATGCCTGGCATTTCCGATCCTGGGTCCTTTTTGGTTGATCTGGTTAGAAAGAATAATTATGAAGTATTAGTAATACCTGGTCCAAGCTCGTTGACAGCTTCAATTGCTCTATCAGGTTTTAAACCAAATCTATGGCTTTTTTCGGGTTTTTTTCCTAAAGACAAGTCTAAAAGAAAAGAAATTATCAATGCTTACACTTATTCAGGTGGACATCTTATTTTTTTTGAGTCTGCAAAGAGATTATTTGATACATTGTTCTGGATAAAAAATAACTTCAAAATTAACCCAAGAGTTTGTGTATTTAGGGAGATTACCAAAGTCTATGAAGAGGTTATTAGTTTTGAGCTCTTTTCAATAGAAGAGAAATCAGAACTATCTAATATCAAAGGTGAAATTGTTGTAGCTCTTGAGTCAATTGGCACATTTATAGATAAAGAAAAAGGATCTTATCAGCTTGCATTAGAATTGAAAAAGCTTGGGATAGAACCTTCGAGGATAGCCAGACTCTTTTCCAAATATTTAGGAGTGAATAAAAACTGGCTTTACAAACAACTTTTACAGGATTAA
- a CDS encoding pseudouridine synthase, which translates to MRINKFLSFSGLTSRRKAEDLILSGKVEVNDKVISDLSYKVDPNKDVVKVNGRLVKIRKKRHYLLFYKPRWVLTALGKDPGGLKTLDEYIKDLKIRLFPAGRLDFDSEGLLLLTDDGDFAHKIHHPSFEVVKKYQVLVNPIFDIVDKEKVLSGCVLMGKYVKPDSFKILKDLSDASWLEIAFHEGMKHLVKEYLKKMGYSVKRLIRVAIGDFRLTGVPGSYRWLSEEEVSNFKKRYFGEMTGDNDGKY; encoded by the coding sequence ATGCGCATTAATAAGTTTCTAAGTTTTTCTGGACTAACTTCCAGGAGGAAGGCAGAGGATCTTATCTTGTCTGGAAAGGTGGAGGTTAATGACAAGGTTATTTCTGACCTCTCTTATAAGGTTGATCCTAATAAAGACGTTGTAAAGGTAAACGGCAGATTAGTTAAAATAAGAAAAAAAAGACATTATTTGCTTTTTTATAAACCAAGATGGGTTCTAACTGCTCTTGGGAAAGATCCTGGTGGTCTAAAAACGTTAGATGAGTATATTAAAGACTTGAAAATAAGACTTTTTCCTGCGGGGAGATTGGATTTTGACTCAGAAGGTTTGCTCCTTTTGACAGATGATGGGGATTTTGCTCATAAAATACATCATCCGTCTTTCGAAGTTGTAAAAAAATATCAAGTTTTGGTTAACCCTATATTTGATATAGTTGATAAAGAGAAGGTCCTTTCAGGTTGTGTTTTGATGGGGAAATATGTTAAACCAGATAGTTTTAAAATACTTAAAGATTTATCTGATGCCTCCTGGTTGGAAATAGCATTTCACGAAGGAATGAAACACCTTGTAAAGGAATATCTAAAAAAAATGGGATATAGCGTTAAAAGATTAATAAGAGTAGCGATTGGGGATTTTAGACTGACTGGAGTCCCAGGATCATATAGGTGGTTAAGCGAGGAAGAAGTTTCTAATTTCAAAAAAAGGTATTTTGGTGAGATGACTGGTGATAACGATGGAAAATATTAA
- a CDS encoding stage V sporulation protein S — MADIRVSANSAAKSVAGAIAGAMREKGRVEVQAIGAGAVNQAIKAIIIARGYLAPGGLDVICIPSFTYVNVDGEERTAIKLIVEPRY; from the coding sequence ATGGCAGATATTAGGGTAAGCGCTAACTCAGCCGCAAAGTCTGTGGCAGGAGCTATTGCCGGAGCTATGAGGGAAAAGGGTAGAGTTGAAGTACAGGCTATAGGCGCTGGTGCTGTGAATCAGGCTATTAAAGCAATAATTATAGCGAGAGGTTATCTTGCGCCGGGTGGCCTTGATGTTATTTGTATTCCGTCTTTTACTTATGTCAATGTGGATGGTGAAGAAAGGACTGCAATAAAACTTATTGTTGAGCCAAGATATTAG